DNA from uncultured Fusobacterium sp.:
AAAATATTAGATTAACTTATTTTATAAATTACACTAAATATATTTGTTGTATAGATTTTAGATTTATTGTAAAATATACTTGATGTTTATTAACGTGGAGGTTCATACATGAAAATTCTTATATTACTTTTCTCTATTTTTGTCATGGGATGTAGTAATGGAGCTATAAAAAAAACATATTATGATAACGGAAAAATTGAATCTAAAATTCAATATAAAGATGGAAAAAAAGCTGGTAAAATGACTAGTTACTTTTTAAATGGGAAAAAAGCTGTTAAAGGTACGTTTACTGATGATAAAAGAGATAAAAAGTGGACTTTTTATAATGAAAAAACTGGAAAAATTGAAAGTATAGAAAATTATGTACTAGGAGTATTACAAGGGGAGCAATTTTACTATCATGAAAATGGAAAACTTAAAGTAAAAGGACACTATGAAAATGGAATTAGAAGTGGTTTCTGGGAAAAATATGATGAAGATGGAAATTTAGAAGTACAAAATATCTTTCTTGATGGAGAAAATCTTAT
Protein-coding regions in this window:
- a CDS encoding toxin-antitoxin system YwqK family antitoxin — encoded protein: MKILILLFSIFVMGCSNGAIKKTYYDNGKIESKIQYKDGKKAGKMTSYFLNGKKAVKGTFTDDKRDKKWTFYNEKTGKIESIENYVLGVLQGEQFYYHENGKLKVKGHYENGIRSGFWEKYDEDGNLEVQNIFLDGENLISVAVYQKNSVLLCRGSVVDQMRQGKWEYFDSKGRLLYTVNYENGIRNGEWEAFERDGSLLMSGKYRDGKIIGIDFE